The window AGAAAATCTGATCATCAAAACCAACAATTGACAGATCACGCGGTATTTTGTAGCCCTCATTTTTGAGCGCGTCCATCACACCAAAAGCTGTCAGATCATCGGCGGCAAATACCGCACTCGGAAGTTTTCTCGACTGAATCCAGCGACTTGCCGCTTGGTAACCGGAGGTGATGCTGAAATTACCTTTTTCAATCCAAGAAGGATCCAAACCTGCCTCCTGCATCGCACTGACGAAACCGCGCCGCCGCTCGCTGCTGCTTAAGTAAGGTTCAAGCCCGGAAATATGGGCAATCTCCGTGTGGCCTAGGTCAATTAAATGTTTCGTGGCATCGTAGCCACCTTTATAATTATCAATAATTACAGAGGATATCGAGGGATGAATATGCTGATTATCCAGCATGACGAAAGGAATTTTCTTCTTTTTCAATTCCATGACATAATCATCCTCATGAACCGGCGAGAGCATAATAACACCGTCCACACGGTCCTCTTGGAACATGGAATTATCGAAAGATGCGAACACGTCTGTTGATATCGAAAGCGCTAAGAAGTAACCTTTTTCAGCAAGCCGATCGTTAATCTCTTTGACTACTGCATCCAAGAAAGAATCATTTAAAGTGGTAATGCCGAGTCCAATAATACCCGTCTTGCCACGAGCCAAGCTTCGTGCAGCTGCATTCGGATGGTAATCTAACTCTTTCATCGCTTGCAGCACTTTTTGGCGATTTTTTTCACGTACAGTGCCTGCTTGATTAATGACTCGCGAAACAGTGACGACTGACAAACCGCTTCTCTTGGCGACGTCAAAGATGCTTACTTTCATATAAAACAACTCCTGTAGCTCTATAATTGCAGTAATCAAGTCGATTTACAGCATGTTTCCAAAGTACCACAATTAGCGTTTCAAATATACAAGAGGAAAATGCAATATGGCACGCAGCATTCCTCCAGCTTGAGCGTGTTAAAAGTTTAACCGCTTTAACTTTTAGTGATTACTCCCCCCTTAATTTTAGAATATTGAAATATTCTAGGTTTCTTCCAAAAACCGATCCCCTTCGAAAGTTAAAGCGCTTTAACTTTCGTGAATTAATTATATACGATGAAGTCCGGGTTAACAAGCATAATTCGACCAATAAATTTAAAGAGAGACCATATCTATAGCTAGATACAGACTCTCCTCTTATTTAACTCCAATATTCATTTTCACATCTCCAATAAGAGCATTTCTTGTCTCATTTCGATCAGCTTGGTTTTACTCTCCATGACCGCTTTGACATCGCCTGAAACCATCGCATCATGCAGGGTAGCTAGTTCGTAATCCAGCTCCATCCGTAAAATTGGAATTCGATCGTCGGTACGCTTGGATCGCAGCGCTTGCATGACTTCCTCTACGGTCACGGCAGGCTCCTTCTGATACAGCACTTTATGTTCGATACCGCTAATCTCGACCATTCGAATAATTTCACCGAACATAATATTCTCAATGAGAATTTGCCGATCCTTGAATCTTTTTACAACAGCATGACCACGTGTATCACCAATCAGCTTCTCCATCATTTCGGCAAGCTTCTCATCTTTGAAGGAATAATTGCCTACAATTTTATACTTTTCACCGATTCGTTCGAATTTCAGCTTAATCAGCTTGCGTCCTGTGCGAATGGAAATGATGAACTGCAGTTCGCTTTCGTTCCAATACAGAGAATAACCTTCCTGAATGAGTGCTTTAATGAAGTTCCGGATTAGCCGGCGATCAAATCGTAACTCTAGGTTGCAATACTCCACTTCATGACTCTTACTCACGGCAATCCCCTCCATAATTGGCGCATATTATTTTGTTTAAATATTCAGACAACTTATCTGCTTACTCTTATCTTATTATGAATTCTATGTTTTAGCAACTTGGATTATTGACATTTTTTTAAGGAAAAACGTACAAAAAAAGCTGATGCCCGTATTCTAACGGCTTCAGCCCTAAACTGGAAGAAAACGGCCTCTGCCTATGCAGTACCTATGCGTTTAATGCCATCCCCAGAAAAATCCATCGCGCTCCCAAGCTGCTTTACCGCCATGAAGTTTTTTAAAGATTTTCTTCACATCTTTGGAAATCGCTTGATTCCCATTCTCGTTCACATATATGAAGGATTCCCCAAAATGTTGAATTATATAGTCCACTGCTTCTTTCTGATATAAAATACCCGCGGATTTCAACTGCTCCATCATCCATTCTGCAACTTCATTCGCCGTAACGGCCATTTGCATTCTCTCCCTTTATTCGTATGTCTAAGGCCTGTGTACAGGCAAGTGACGCTATTGTACCATAGGAACACAATCTTTTCGAAATCATCGTCCGAATAGGTACAGGAGCACAATCATCCTAATAAATCCGAATAGCCCATTCATTCCTAGGTAGAGCTCCATATGCTATCTCGTAAGACAAACGAACAGATTGTAAAACGAAAGGGTGATTTAAATGGGTTATGATGCAGGTGTCGGTGGTTATAGATCTTCCGCAGCCGTTTTGGTTCTCTTCATTTTGTTGGTAATTATCACTAGTGCTTTCTTTATCTAATTCACTTAAAAATGAAAGGGCTATTCTGCTGAAGCAGATAGCCCTTTTACTTTGTTAACTAACCTCGGCATCACCCGGTCTAAGAATAACCGAACCGACGCCTAGAAGAATCAGTCCAAATAAGGTGAGTACGCCCATGTGCATCCACATCTGCGACAGAGTCTGACCAGAAGCCATTCGCTGAATGGCCTCAATCACCCACTTTTGCGGAACGAAATTCGCAATTTTCTGCATCCATTCCGGCATAAAGCTGATCGGCCAGAAGCATCCGCCTAACATACACGTTGGGGTAACAACGAGAGAATTAATCACGCTCATATTCGACGCATTCTTAACCATACTAGCTACCGCACTGGCAATTCCCATGCTGGCTAATAAGAAAAACTCCAACATAATAAACTGCGATAAAAACGGAAGTCCGTACTCATAATTCGTTACATAACGCGTAAATAAAAGGATGACAAGCACCTGCAACGTCCCAACCAGGAAACTGCCTATGAAATTTCCAAGTACAATTTCGAAAGAATGAACCGGCGCCGAATACGTTCTAGCCATGGTTCGTTGTCTACGATCATCCATAATCACGGAAACGGTGTTATTGATTAACCCCATCATGAACATCAGCATGAAACCAATCACAGTATTCATTTTCGGATTCACATATAAATCAAGGTCAGTAATTCGCTCCTTTACTTGATGCTTCTCCATCTGAGAAATCGTTTTCTCCACTGCTTCGTGTAGCGCTGCATCTTGGAACCCTTGCTGGCTATACAGCTCAATCGTTCCTTGATATCTAGATAGAATACTATCCAGATTGATTTTGAGCGTAATCGAAGCCTCATTTATGTTTAGTTGGTACATATCTATTTGCGCTGATGCACCTTTCATCAACGTCTCGCTGAATCCTTCAGGAATCAGAAAAGCGCTGCTCACTTTTTGCTTCGTAACCATTTCTTTAAGTGCTGTTTCAGAAGCTTCTTGTTTGAGCCGATAATCTGGCAGCATAGAAAGTTCTTGCAAGAGATGGGAACCCATCGCTCCTCGATCCAAATTGATATAAGCAATATCAACCCCGTGCTCGCTCTGTTGACCAAGTACACCAATGATTAGCGAAACCGCTGCTGCTGGAATGACTAAATACATCAAAAAGCCTTTTTTCTGAAAAAGTGTACGTCGCAGCATATTGAGCGCTATAAATAAGCTATTCATGATATCCCGCCTTCCGATATACAATCAGGGAAAGAAGCAACAGTCCCCCACTAATACTAGCTAAGATCAATAGATGATACCCTATGAAAGCAGCATCACTTCCGAGCATAATCCGAAACATACTCTGCATGGCCCAGTGATTGAGCGTAAACTCTCCCATTCGCTGCAGAAGACCCTCTGGAAGAGGTGTGAAACCTCCACTCAGGAAGGTCATGACAAGAATGATGATTTGGAACGTCGTATTGATTGCTTTAGACGATTTCGCTGCCAGCATAATCAATATCGCTAGACTCATCGAAGCCACGATAATCAATAAGCAAACCAGGAAGAGGTGGAAGAAGTCATTTCCCCAATCGACACCATAAAACAGAATAGTTGCAATAATAATGATTGCTGCCTGGAGTATCGAAATGAAGATATTTCCAAGGATTTTACCTAGCAAAATTTGATATTCATGAATGGGCATCGCATTTAAGCGTGATAACGTGTGACTTTCTTTCTCTCCTTGCAAACCCAATGCCGCTCCCATGCCCGAGTATAACAAAAACATGACTAGCATAGACGCTGTGTAATACTGCATTGCCGTATAGTTGGAATTAGAAGAAGTAAGCTTGCCTAGCCGTACATGCGAAGAAGCCTCCGCTGTTGGTTTGAAAAATCCGTCACTACCTTGTTTCTGCAACATTTCCGCTCCCCCGGGGCCTGCTGAAATTATCGCGGCTTGCCTATAATTAACTTGTTCCAAAAAGGAGCGAAGCGTCATCTTAGCGGTCAAATTTTGCCCATAATCCTGGCCAAGTATCATCTCCCACTCTGCTTCCTTTCCTTCAAGCACGCGGCTGCTAAAATCACTTGGAATGATGAGTGCAAACTCCGAATCCCCAGATTTGAGCCGTTTTACTGCTTCTTCACGTGATTGAATGTTCATTGGTTGTATGATCTTCATTAACTCCGGAGTGCTGAGAAAGCTAGTTAACCCTGCGCTTAAGACTCCTAAATCTGACTGCACCACATCTACCTTAACGGGCTTCAGTGTCCGATCTTCCATTTTGAACGTGCCTGAGAGCGCCGATCCCAAAATGAATATAAGTAAAAGCGGCATCAAATACTGAATAATGAGTACATATCGCATGCGCATAAAACGCAATATTTCATACTTAGCAATGATCCAAATCGGCATGGTGACCTCCTCCTAATCCCGTAAGGTTCTTCCGGTCAACGACAGAAATAATGCCTCAAGATCAGGCTCCACCTGCGTGAGCGATTGAATTTTCACTTCGTGTTTGGAAAGGATAAACAGGATATCTTGCAAATAGGCTTGCGAGGAACCCACCAGCAGTTCAAGTGTCTGTTCATGTATGGTGACTTGCTTAATCCGCGGATGATCCCTTAATTCTTTGACGGCTTCTTCCCTCAGGTTAGCTGCTTGAATGATAATTTTATTGTCCTGCTCAACTTTACCGCGCAATTCTTCGTGAGTCCCACAAGCAATGAGGTGCCCATGATCCATGATGCCGACCCGCGTGGATATGGCGGACACTTCCTCCATGTAGTGTGAGGTATAAATGATCGTTGAGCCCATACGGTTCAGCGTCCTAACTGATTCCAGAATGTGGTTTCGGGACTGAGGATCGATGCCCACGGTAGGTTCATCCATAATAATCAGCTTTGGATGATGCATAATTGCACAAGCAATGTTCAATCTGCGCTTCATTCCGCCCGAAAAGGAACTCGGTTTATCGCGAGCGCGGTCTGATAGTCCTACAAATTCCAGCGCTTCCTCCACTCTGTCTTTCAGCAGTTTACCTCTTAAGCCATATAATTTCGCGAAAAAAGTGACATTTTCTCGCGCTGTTAAGCTTTCGAAGATCGCGAGATCTTGTGGAACAAGACCAATTCCCCGTTTCACTTCAATTGTATCTTTTGCAACCGAGAGCCCATCAACAAACATTTCACCTTGATCGATTTTGAGCAGGCCGCTTAGCATTTTGATCGTTGTGCTTTTCCCGGCCCCATTGGGTCCTAACAATCCGAAAATTTCACCTTCATGAATCGATAAATTCAAATGATCGACAGAAATTTGATTGCTATACTTTTTGACAACATTTTTTATTTGAACAAAGCTCATAAGATCCTCTCCCTTTTCCCAATTCCCTATTTCCAACTGGTGTTATTACAATCATTGTATCGCCAAGAGATCCCCTTAACAGGTAGAATAAGTCATTATTCAAAGGTGACAAAAGTCATTATCTGTCTAATAGACGTGTTAACCCACTTGGTTAATATGGTATACTTTGCTAATACTTGCCCTGCAAAGGAAGGGAATCGATTGACACAATTAAGCTCGTTAACCCGTTATTTACTCATTCTCATCCCAGCGATTGCCTCGATGTATCTCGAAAGCTATTCATCCAATGGCATGTATGTTTTCCTCATTCTCTTATTCATTTGGATCGCTGAACTGCGCAGAACGATATTCTCGAGATCAGCATGGATGCTTTTACTCGAAATCGGATTCAGTGGATGGTTGAGCTATCACTATGACGGCATTTTATTCATCACCTTTTACTCCACGCTCTTATCCTATGTAACGACCGTAAATAGTCATATTCGATACTATTTCGTGAGTATTCACTTGATTGTATTGAACATATCCTTACAGAATCAGCCAAACAGCTACTACCTTATTGCCAATCTCATCTTCATGTCTGTGACGCTGCTCCTGCTGCAGATGCTCCAGACTGAGCAAAACAAAGAGGAAGTTGAGCTGCTCTACGATAGGCTTCGGAGGCAGCATTACGAGCTGGACGAAGCTCGCATTCAATTAATGGATTACGCCCGAAAAGTCGAAAACATCGCACAAACGGACGAACGCAATCGGATTTCCCGAGATATTCATGATGATTTGGGACACAAGCTGATCCGGCTAAAAATGATGATGGAAGCATCCTTGCAGATCCTTCCTACTCAACAGAAGAAAGGCGTAGACATGTTAATGTCAGTTCGTGACCAGTTAACAGAAAGCATGGAACTGCTGCGCTCCACCGTACGTAGACTGAAACCAGATGAAGAAACGTTGCAAACCTATTCACTGGAGAGGCTCATTGAAGGACTGACAGCAGATAAAGGGATATCTATTGAGGTTGAGATACAGGGGATGCCCTACGTGCTGTATCCGAGTCTAGAGTTCATTCTATACCGTAACGCACAAGAAGCCATCACGAATGCCATTCGTCACGGATCCGCAACCCAGGTTCTTATTCAGTTAACCTATGAATCTAAACAAATTACAATGTGTATTTCGAATAACGGTAAATTGCCTACTGAGCGCAGTATAAACGGACTAGGAGTGTCAGGCATGGAAGAACGAAGCAAGCTCATTGGCGGTCAGCTGATTCTGTCAATCGAGGATCGATTTACAGTGACAACTGTCTTGCCTACTTTTCGCCAAATTGAATCTACCTAAGAAAGGGTTGACCACAGCATGATTCATGTGCTCATTACAGACGATGATCCATTCATCCGCGAAAGCTTACAATTAATCATTGGACTTGACGAAAATATGAAGGTCGTTGGTACGTGTATGCATGGAGACGAAGCTCTTGCTTTTATCCAGAACGGCGTCCAGGTTGACGTTGTCCTCATGGATATTCGGATGCCAATCTGTGACGGTGTACAGGGCACTTTGAAGATTAAGCAAGCTTATCCGGATATAGCCGTGCTTATTCTGACCACATTCGACGATGATGAATTTATCGTTCAGGCCTTGCGAAACGGGGCCAGCGGTTATCTACTCAAAAATATTTCACCGGATCGGATTATTCAAGGAATCAAGACGGTAGAACAAGGCAATCTACTTATTCATGCGGATATTGCCAAGAAATTGACGACTTTTATCAGCGCTAGTTCATCTTCGAACGTACCTGCAGCCAAACCACTTAGTGAATATGGATTAACAGCCAGCGAACAAGCAGTCGTAGCGAAAATTGCTGAAGGTCTATCTAATAAAGAAATCGCCCAGGAGCTATTCCTGAGCGAAGGTACAGTTAAGAATTATATTACGGAAATTCTCAGCAAGCTGAACCTCCGAGATCGCACGCAAATTGCTATTTTCTATTTAAAAAAGCAATCAGGCACCGGTAGTTAATTATTTAACTCTCGCCACCTGAATGTCCTCTTTGGAAGAGCTTCCAACCACATAATCAGGCTTATTATTATTGCCATTTATTTGCGTCAGTTTGAGAGTTGTGCGATAGAAATGCCCATTTTCCGTAAGTAAGTAGCTGTATGTATTCTCTTCAGGCAGCGCATCAATGATAATCGGATTCGTCATGTAAGGTACTTTATTGATCTCATAGTATCGGAAACCTTCCACATATTCTCTAATTGTCTTGAGCTTGACTGGATCCTGCTCCCCTGTAATGACGATGGGTTCATTAATGAGATAGGAAATTTGCGGCGTTTCTTTCCAGCTTTTTTTCAATTCTTCTTCGCTGACATAGATATCCTCTGAATACTTTTCCTTCGCTTTCCGCAATCCGCCTGTAGAGACACCCATTCGGTCCAAATCTTTCAATCGGTAATACGTCTGATCCGTCATATTAACAAGAACCGGGTAAGTCCCCCCTAAATAATCAAAGTACTGTGGATAAGGGTACTGCAGCACAATTTCTGTATAATTCGTTTCGTTGCCTTCCGCTGGCTGCTGAGGATTAACTCGGGAATTCAGATAGATTGTTTTCGTGCTATCCTTCCAATTCACAACCGCTCCTAGGTAGGTTCCTAGCTCCTTCACAGGCAAATAACTGGAATTATTATAAATTAAAGGCGGATTCGCCAGCTTCACTTCTTGCCCGTTCACCACGACTTTAAAATCATTTCTTAAGTAAGCATCAACACGCTGCAGAACATCCTGTGCATAAACACCTGCTGTGAAACAAGTTCCCATTAAAGTGCCTAGTACCGCAATTTTGGACCATTTTGACATACGCATAAGTATAAATTCTCCTGTCTTTCCTAATTGATAGTTACCTCATATTTCGGCATGGTTCCACTTTTTCCCTGCTTTTCCGCTATAAAATCGGTCCAATGGCCTACTTCCTTTCTAGGAAACTCGTAATCATTGCGGGAATACACGAATTGCTTTAGAATAATTGAAAACGTAATTGAAAAGAGGAATTAAACAGATGAGTTTCACTGGATTTGCACAACATGATTTCGATACCTTTGCTATAGAAGGTCTTGATGGTCGTATGGAAGCCATTCGAGAACGCATTCAGCCTAAATTCAAAGCATTAGGTGATTCTTTGGCTCAGGATTTGTCAGTCCTTTCCGGTACAGAAATGTTCTTACATATCGCTAAACACTTAAGACGCAAAGTGAATCCCCCAGTCGATACTTGGCTGGCAATTTGTCCAAACAAACGAGGGTATAAACAGGTACCTCACTTCCAGGTCGGTCTATTTGATGATCGTGTCTTTATCTGGTTGGCACTTATTTATGAACT is drawn from Paenibacillus sp. V4I7 and contains these coding sequences:
- a CDS encoding LacI family DNA-binding transcriptional regulator, encoding MKVSIFDVAKRSGLSVVTVSRVINQAGTVREKNRQKVLQAMKELDYHPNAAARSLARGKTGIIGLGITTLNDSFLDAVVKEINDRLAEKGYFLALSISTDVFASFDNSMFQEDRVDGVIMLSPVHEDDYVMELKKKKIPFVMLDNQHIHPSISSVIIDNYKGGYDATKHLIDLGHTEIAHISGLEPYLSSSERRRGFVSAMQEAGLDPSWIEKGNFSITSGYQAASRWIQSRKLPSAVFAADDLTAFGVMDALKNEGYKIPRDLSIVGFDDQIFSEEFRPRLTTVRQPADKMGQHGVDILLKWIDGTAKRNITVQLEPELIIRESTTSKRN
- a CDS encoding YjcZ family sporulation protein, with the translated sequence MGYDAGVGGYRSSAAVLVLFILLVIITSAFFI
- a CDS encoding ABC transporter permease; the encoded protein is MNSLFIALNMLRRTLFQKKGFLMYLVIPAAAVSLIIGVLGQQSEHGVDIAYINLDRGAMGSHLLQELSMLPDYRLKQEASETALKEMVTKQKVSSAFLIPEGFSETLMKGASAQIDMYQLNINEASITLKINLDSILSRYQGTIELYSQQGFQDAALHEAVEKTISQMEKHQVKERITDLDLYVNPKMNTVIGFMLMFMMGLINNTVSVIMDDRRQRTMARTYSAPVHSFEIVLGNFIGSFLVGTLQVLVILLFTRYVTNYEYGLPFLSQFIMLEFFLLASMGIASAVASMVKNASNMSVINSLVVTPTCMLGGCFWPISFMPEWMQKIANFVPQKWVIEAIQRMASGQTLSQMWMHMGVLTLFGLILLGVGSVILRPGDAEVS
- a CDS encoding ABC transporter permease; translation: MPIWIIAKYEILRFMRMRYVLIIQYLMPLLLIFILGSALSGTFKMEDRTLKPVKVDVVQSDLGVLSAGLTSFLSTPELMKIIQPMNIQSREEAVKRLKSGDSEFALIIPSDFSSRVLEGKEAEWEMILGQDYGQNLTAKMTLRSFLEQVNYRQAAIISAGPGGAEMLQKQGSDGFFKPTAEASSHVRLGKLTSSNSNYTAMQYYTASMLVMFLLYSGMGAALGLQGEKESHTLSRLNAMPIHEYQILLGKILGNIFISILQAAIIIIATILFYGVDWGNDFFHLFLVCLLIIVASMSLAILIMLAAKSSKAINTTFQIIILVMTFLSGGFTPLPEGLLQRMGEFTLNHWAMQSMFRIMLGSDAAFIGYHLLILASISGGLLLLSLIVYRKAGYHE
- a CDS encoding ABC transporter ATP-binding protein; translated protein: MSFVQIKNVVKKYSNQISVDHLNLSIHEGEIFGLLGPNGAGKSTTIKMLSGLLKIDQGEMFVDGLSVAKDTIEVKRGIGLVPQDLAIFESLTARENVTFFAKLYGLRGKLLKDRVEEALEFVGLSDRARDKPSSFSGGMKRRLNIACAIMHHPKLIIMDEPTVGIDPQSRNHILESVRTLNRMGSTIIYTSHYMEEVSAISTRVGIMDHGHLIACGTHEELRGKVEQDNKIIIQAANLREEAVKELRDHPRIKQVTIHEQTLELLVGSSQAYLQDILFILSKHEVKIQSLTQVEPDLEALFLSLTGRTLRD
- a CDS encoding sensor histidine kinase — encoded protein: MTQLSSLTRYLLILIPAIASMYLESYSSNGMYVFLILLFIWIAELRRTIFSRSAWMLLLEIGFSGWLSYHYDGILFITFYSTLLSYVTTVNSHIRYYFVSIHLIVLNISLQNQPNSYYLIANLIFMSVTLLLLQMLQTEQNKEEVELLYDRLRRQHYELDEARIQLMDYARKVENIAQTDERNRISRDIHDDLGHKLIRLKMMMEASLQILPTQQKKGVDMLMSVRDQLTESMELLRSTVRRLKPDEETLQTYSLERLIEGLTADKGISIEVEIQGMPYVLYPSLEFILYRNAQEAITNAIRHGSATQVLIQLTYESKQITMCISNNGKLPTERSINGLGVSGMEERSKLIGGQLILSIEDRFTVTTVLPTFRQIEST
- a CDS encoding response regulator transcription factor yields the protein MIHVLITDDDPFIRESLQLIIGLDENMKVVGTCMHGDEALAFIQNGVQVDVVLMDIRMPICDGVQGTLKIKQAYPDIAVLILTTFDDDEFIVQALRNGASGYLLKNISPDRIIQGIKTVEQGNLLIHADIAKKLTTFISASSSSNVPAAKPLSEYGLTASEQAVVAKIAEGLSNKEIAQELFLSEGTVKNYITEILSKLNLRDRTQIAIFYLKKQSGTGS
- a CDS encoding stalk domain-containing protein; protein product: MRMSKWSKIAVLGTLMGTCFTAGVYAQDVLQRVDAYLRNDFKVVVNGQEVKLANPPLIYNNSSYLPVKELGTYLGAVVNWKDSTKTIYLNSRVNPQQPAEGNETNYTEIVLQYPYPQYFDYLGGTYPVLVNMTDQTYYRLKDLDRMGVSTGGLRKAKEKYSEDIYVSEEELKKSWKETPQISYLINEPIVITGEQDPVKLKTIREYVEGFRYYEINKVPYMTNPIIIDALPEENTYSYLLTENGHFYRTTLKLTQINGNNNKPDYVVGSSSKEDIQVARVK
- a CDS encoding YktB family protein, whose product is MSFTGFAQHDFDTFAIEGLDGRMEAIRERIQPKFKALGDSLAQDLSVLSGTEMFLHIAKHLRRKVNPPVDTWLAICPNKRGYKQVPHFQVGLFDDRVFIWLALIYELPNKSNIATTYMKEIDRMQEEIPSDFVLSFDHMKKDVTSLADLDRSGWNDALIRFRDVKKAELLIGRNLSFKDPVLEKPAELELLIKQTFEKLIPLYKMAVNAK